In one Hymenobacter sp. DG25B genomic region, the following are encoded:
- a CDS encoding metal-dependent hydrolase family protein, with protein MVYSLFPHIRLRHAFRLMLCLLLFSFQTAGQTATTSILLQPEAIFDGETLHPGWVVLVEGDRIKACGPADRITAPAGAHTLELPGLTLLPGLIEGHSHLLLHPYNEATWNEQVMQESQALRVARATVHAQKTLLAGFTTTRDLGTEGAGYADVSLKQAINEGIIPGPRMLVAGPALVATGSYGPKLTADVAVPQGAQEADGIDGLVRAVREQIGKGVDIVKVYADYRWGKDEPSRPTFSQEELTLLVQTARSAGRPVVAHASTPEGMRRAMLAGVETIEHGDGGTLEVFQLMKKKGVALCPTVAAGDASAQYKGWRKGQDPEPERIQEKRRSMAAALRSGVALAIGGDVGVFTHGDNAREAELLVHEYGMKPQAVVAGLTSGNARLFHLPDRGRLAPGLLADIIAVQGNPTQDIQVLRRVQLVMKGGVLYKQP; from the coding sequence ATGGTATACTCCTTGTTTCCGCACATCCGGCTAAGGCACGCTTTCCGCCTGATGCTCTGTCTCTTGCTGTTTAGTTTTCAGACGGCCGGTCAGACGGCCACTACCAGCATTCTGCTACAGCCCGAGGCCATTTTTGATGGCGAAACCCTGCATCCTGGCTGGGTAGTACTAGTGGAAGGCGACAGGATAAAAGCCTGCGGACCGGCCGACCGGATTACGGCACCAGCGGGGGCGCACACCTTGGAGCTGCCCGGGCTCACCTTACTGCCGGGCTTAATTGAGGGCCACTCCCACCTGCTGCTGCACCCCTACAACGAGGCCACCTGGAATGAGCAGGTGATGCAGGAATCCCAGGCGCTGCGGGTTGCCCGCGCTACGGTGCATGCCCAGAAAACCCTGCTGGCCGGCTTCACCACTACCCGCGACCTGGGTACGGAAGGCGCCGGCTACGCCGATGTCTCGCTAAAGCAGGCTATCAACGAAGGTATTATCCCGGGGCCGCGTATGCTGGTAGCCGGCCCGGCGCTGGTGGCCACCGGCAGCTACGGCCCCAAGCTTACGGCTGATGTTGCCGTACCACAGGGGGCGCAGGAAGCTGATGGAATTGATGGCCTTGTGCGGGCTGTGCGGGAGCAGATAGGCAAGGGAGTTGATATTGTTAAAGTATACGCCGACTACCGCTGGGGCAAAGATGAGCCCAGTCGGCCTACTTTTTCCCAGGAGGAGCTTACCCTCCTTGTGCAGACGGCCCGGAGCGCCGGCCGCCCCGTGGTAGCCCACGCCAGCACTCCGGAAGGCATGCGCCGCGCCATGCTGGCCGGCGTAGAAACCATTGAGCACGGCGACGGCGGCACGCTGGAAGTGTTTCAGCTGATGAAGAAAAAAGGCGTGGCCCTCTGCCCCACCGTAGCCGCCGGCGACGCCAGCGCCCAGTACAAAGGCTGGCGCAAAGGCCAGGACCCGGAGCCGGAGCGCATTCAGGAAAAGCGCCGCAGCATGGCCGCGGCCCTGCGCAGTGGAGTAGCCCTGGCCATTGGCGGCGATGTAGGCGTGTTCACCCACGGCGACAATGCCCGGGAGGCCGAGCTGCTGGTGCACGAATACGGAATGAAGCCGCAGGCCGTAGTGGCGGGCCTCACCAGCGGCAACGCCCGCCTCTTCCACCTACCAGACCGTGGCCGCCTGGCCCCCGGTCTGCTGGCCGATATTATAGCCGTGCAGGGAAACCCCACGCAGGATATTCAGGTCCTGCGCCGCGTGCAGCTGGTGATGAAAGGTGGGGTACTGTATAAGCAGCCCTAG
- a CDS encoding glycosyltransferase family 2 protein, whose translation MHFVVITPTHNRLQFLPEAVASVRASVLAPLKISAEHLICENACTDGSASWLQEAAGQPGLALRYWPSQQKLLPGPARNLLIKHAPADAWIVPLDDDDLLLQRTLYHYGAEVTRNPAAQWFVADFLRIDQERRYLPNEDYYAWQFDSPADMLRAIFKAEHFIQGNVCYSHALFQEVKGYDEELAMAEDLDLYVRFLLAGHLPVICPHISHLHRFHTSNISIGVDADKHGHDLQVLYDKYATQLAAVGVEWP comes from the coding sequence ATGCACTTCGTCGTAATTACTCCCACGCACAACCGCCTGCAGTTTCTGCCGGAAGCCGTTGCCAGCGTAAGGGCCAGCGTGCTGGCTCCGCTTAAAATTTCCGCTGAACACCTCATTTGTGAAAATGCCTGCACCGATGGCTCAGCCAGCTGGCTGCAGGAAGCCGCCGGGCAACCGGGTTTAGCGCTCCGTTACTGGCCCAGCCAGCAAAAGCTGCTGCCCGGCCCGGCCCGCAACCTACTGATAAAGCACGCCCCTGCCGATGCCTGGATTGTACCCCTGGACGACGACGACCTGCTGCTGCAGCGCACTCTCTACCATTATGGCGCGGAAGTGACCCGCAACCCCGCCGCCCAATGGTTTGTGGCTGATTTTCTGCGCATTGACCAGGAACGGCGCTACCTGCCCAACGAGGATTATTACGCCTGGCAGTTTGATTCTCCGGCTGATATGCTGCGCGCTATTTTTAAAGCCGAGCATTTTATTCAGGGCAACGTCTGCTACAGCCACGCCTTGTTTCAGGAGGTGAAAGGGTACGATGAGGAGCTGGCCATGGCCGAAGATCTGGACCTGTACGTGCGGTTTCTGCTGGCCGGGCACCTGCCCGTTATTTGTCCGCACATCAGCCACCTGCACCGCTTTCATACCAGCAACATCAGCATAGGAGTAGATGCCGACAAGCATGGCCACGACCTACAAGTGCTGTATGATAAGTATGCGACGCAGCTGGCCGCCGTAGGCGTAGAGTGGCCATAA
- a CDS encoding DUF1571 domain-containing protein, which translates to MTRILRQTSLAIILATLLGAASAPAEKITTAQLVTRLSSSISNLKTLRCNVRAQERIGGNYQQARTQMKIAYAPLRVYLRNQKGIEVLWVHGQNDGDAWVYPNSFPYVTLSLDPNGTLMRKNQHHSVLDAGFGTIAEILHGSGKRQDQEFERSFRYAGDTLVAGRPCFILRSDFPQFRYVSYKVTKPETPAQIADKFGSGEYRILERNHLSPTEVVAAGRTLQVPNAYGRRTIVCVDQKMFLPMAVQVFDDKGLFEKFEFFDVIANQPIPGAEFSKDYKGYKL; encoded by the coding sequence ATGACGCGTATTCTTCGGCAAACTTCTCTGGCTATTATCCTGGCAACTTTGCTGGGCGCAGCCTCTGCTCCGGCCGAAAAAATAACCACCGCCCAGCTGGTTACCCGCCTGAGCTCTTCTATCAGCAACCTCAAAACCCTGCGCTGTAATGTGCGGGCCCAGGAACGCATTGGGGGAAACTACCAGCAGGCGCGCACGCAAATGAAAATTGCCTACGCTCCGCTGCGCGTTTATCTGCGCAACCAGAAAGGCATTGAAGTGCTTTGGGTGCATGGGCAGAACGATGGTGATGCCTGGGTGTATCCCAACAGCTTTCCCTACGTGACCCTTAGCCTGGACCCCAACGGCACGCTGATGCGCAAAAATCAACACCACAGTGTGTTGGATGCCGGCTTTGGCACTATTGCCGAAATCCTGCACGGCTCCGGCAAGCGCCAGGATCAGGAGTTTGAGCGGAGCTTCCGCTACGCCGGCGACACGTTGGTAGCCGGGCGCCCGTGCTTTATTCTCCGCTCCGATTTTCCTCAGTTCCGCTACGTCAGCTATAAAGTAACCAAGCCCGAAACCCCCGCCCAGATTGCCGATAAATTTGGCAGTGGCGAGTACCGCATTCTGGAACGCAACCACCTCAGCCCCACCGAAGTGGTAGCCGCCGGCCGCACCCTGCAGGTGCCCAACGCCTACGGCCGCCGCACCATTGTGTGCGTGGATCAGAAGATGTTCCTGCCCATGGCCGTGCAGGTATTTGATGACAAAGGTCTGTTCGAGAAATTCGAGTTTTTCGATGTCATTGCCAATCAGCCTATTCCAGGGGCCGAATTCAGTAAGGATTATAAAGGCTACAAGCTGTAA
- a CDS encoding SDR family oxidoreductase, with the protein MASTHPYAQPMLRDNALQGKTIVVTGGGTGLGRAMTTYFLQLGANVTITSRKLEVLEKTATELREQTGGNVLAVQCDVRKYDEVEAMLQRTIDTFGGADVLLNNAAGNFISPTERLSHKAFDVIVDIVLKGSYNCTLAFGKRWIAEKKPGTILNIVTTYASVGSAYVVPSAAAKAGVLAMTRSLAVEWAKYGIRSNAIAPGPFPTEGAWSRLFPEPLAKKLDPAASVPLKRVGEHQELANLAAYLVSDFSAYMNGEVVTIDGGEWLNGAGEFNKLEAIPAPMWDEIEKAMRR; encoded by the coding sequence ATGGCCTCTACGCATCCCTATGCCCAACCCATGCTCCGCGACAATGCCCTTCAAGGAAAAACTATTGTTGTAACGGGTGGTGGCACCGGCCTGGGCCGCGCCATGACCACGTATTTCCTGCAGCTGGGCGCCAACGTCACCATTACCAGCCGTAAGCTGGAGGTGCTGGAAAAAACCGCCACCGAACTGCGCGAGCAAACCGGCGGCAACGTGCTGGCCGTGCAGTGCGACGTGCGCAAGTACGATGAAGTAGAAGCCATGCTCCAGCGCACCATTGACACCTTTGGCGGGGCAGATGTGCTGCTGAACAACGCGGCCGGCAACTTTATCAGCCCTACGGAGCGCCTCAGCCACAAGGCGTTTGATGTCATAGTAGATATCGTTCTGAAAGGCTCCTACAACTGCACGCTGGCCTTTGGCAAGCGCTGGATAGCGGAAAAAAAGCCCGGTACCATTCTCAATATTGTTACTACCTATGCTTCCGTAGGCTCGGCCTATGTGGTGCCCTCCGCGGCGGCCAAAGCCGGCGTACTGGCCATGACCCGCTCCTTGGCCGTGGAATGGGCTAAATACGGAATCCGTTCCAACGCCATTGCACCCGGCCCTTTCCCCACCGAAGGCGCCTGGAGCCGCTTGTTTCCGGAGCCGCTGGCCAAAAAGCTGGACCCCGCCGCTTCCGTGCCGCTCAAGCGCGTGGGCGAACACCAGGAACTGGCCAACCTGGCCGCCTATCTGGTATCCGACTTCTCTGCCTACATGAACGGCGAGGTAGTGACCATTGACGGCGGCGAGTGGCTGAACGGGGCTGGCGAGTTTAATAAGCTGGAAGCTATTCCGGCTCCCATGTGGGACGAAATTGAAAAAGCCATGCGCCGCTAA
- a CDS encoding SDR family oxidoreductase yields the protein MLPSPTSADSPQTIAVLGCGWLGLPLAKHLLAHGYSVIGTTTSPERLPLLKEAGISAHLLQLSPTLSATDSTLQRLFSKADILVLNVPPRAKQGIPYLDLLRPVAAAVVGSQVKQILFVSSTGVYPEANRTMEEQDAVASADSTSEMLQAEALFQNLPGISTTVIRMAGLMGPGRAPGRFLAGRQELPQGTAPVNLIHLDDCVGVLHTLIENPQPAQTFNACAAQHPLRREFYPLAAQSLGLAPPTFAMDSLEGSKTISSSNLRAATGYQFRYDDVVAALAFC from the coding sequence ATGCTTCCTTCTCCCACTTCCGCTGACTCGCCACAAACCATAGCAGTATTAGGCTGCGGCTGGCTGGGCCTCCCCCTGGCCAAGCACCTGCTGGCACACGGCTACTCCGTTATCGGCACTACTACCTCCCCCGAGCGCCTGCCTTTACTGAAAGAAGCCGGAATCAGCGCCCATCTGCTGCAGCTCAGCCCCACCCTTTCGGCTACTGATAGTACGCTGCAGCGGTTATTTTCCAAAGCCGACATCTTGGTGCTCAACGTCCCGCCGAGGGCTAAACAAGGCATTCCGTATTTGGATTTACTCCGCCCCGTAGCGGCGGCCGTGGTTGGTTCGCAGGTAAAGCAGATCCTTTTTGTCAGCTCTACTGGCGTGTATCCGGAAGCTAACCGCACGATGGAGGAACAGGATGCCGTGGCTTCCGCCGATTCCACCTCGGAGATGTTACAGGCCGAGGCACTTTTTCAGAACTTGCCCGGTATCAGCACCACCGTTATTCGCATGGCGGGGCTAATGGGGCCGGGCCGGGCGCCAGGCCGCTTCCTGGCGGGGCGCCAGGAGTTGCCGCAGGGAACGGCGCCGGTCAACCTGATTCATTTAGATGATTGTGTGGGCGTGCTGCATACCTTGATTGAAAACCCACAGCCGGCCCAAACCTTTAATGCCTGCGCCGCGCAGCATCCTCTGCGCCGGGAGTTTTACCCACTGGCGGCCCAGTCATTGGGGCTGGCACCACCCACCTTTGCTATGGATTCTCTGGAAGGCAGCAAAACCATCAGCAGCAGCAATTTACGGGCGGCAACCGGCTATCAGTTCCGGTATGATGATGTAGTGGCCGCCCTTGCTTTTTGCTAA
- a CDS encoding NAD(P)/FAD-dependent oxidoreductase encodes MTNVTHTVAVLGGGAAGFFGAIACAEANPLLTVYLLEKTGKLLSKVRISGGGRCNVTHAADTPAQLVQHYPRGAKQLKEPFKQFGAPDTVRWFASRGVPLKTEADGRMFPVTDSSETIAQCLLEAARKAGVRILTHTAVERIEPQPEGGFRLHLSGNQAEPLAVDKLLVATGGAPKAEQYAWLQALAHSVEAPVPSLFTFNVPQSPLKELPGVSVPQARVVLAGEKLEYQGPLLITHWGISGPAVLKLSAWGARRLAQLGYTGTALINWIPEYTEETLRDWLHTFRAENGRKGVVSNALLGLPQRLWRALTELAGIGPETRWSDLPAKQQNRLIEVLLRQPLAVRGKTTYKEEFVTCGGIPLAEVNMKTMESRLVPGLYFAGEVLDIDGITGGFNFQAAWTTGYLAGQAMANAVLPQLNK; translated from the coding sequence GTGACGAATGTAACTCATACTGTAGCCGTTCTGGGCGGCGGCGCGGCTGGCTTCTTCGGGGCTATTGCCTGCGCCGAAGCCAACCCCCTACTGACGGTGTATCTGCTGGAGAAAACCGGCAAGCTGCTCAGCAAAGTGCGCATATCCGGTGGCGGGCGCTGCAACGTAACCCACGCCGCCGACACCCCCGCACAGCTGGTGCAGCACTATCCCCGCGGTGCCAAACAGCTGAAAGAACCCTTCAAGCAGTTTGGCGCGCCGGACACGGTGCGTTGGTTTGCCAGCCGCGGTGTGCCGCTGAAGACCGAAGCGGATGGCCGGATGTTTCCCGTTACGGATTCCTCCGAAACCATTGCGCAATGCTTACTGGAAGCCGCGCGCAAAGCAGGCGTGCGCATTCTTACGCACACGGCTGTAGAGCGAATTGAACCCCAGCCCGAGGGTGGATTCCGGCTGCATCTGAGCGGAAATCAAGCGGAGCCACTGGCGGTAGACAAGTTGCTGGTTGCCACCGGCGGCGCACCCAAAGCGGAGCAGTATGCCTGGCTGCAGGCCCTGGCGCACAGCGTGGAAGCGCCGGTTCCGTCTTTGTTTACCTTCAACGTGCCACAGTCGCCGCTCAAAGAGCTGCCGGGCGTGAGCGTGCCGCAGGCGCGCGTGGTGCTGGCCGGCGAGAAGCTGGAATACCAGGGCCCGCTGCTCATTACGCACTGGGGTATAAGTGGCCCCGCCGTGCTCAAACTCTCGGCCTGGGGAGCGCGCCGCCTGGCCCAGCTGGGCTACACGGGTACGGCTCTTATCAACTGGATTCCGGAATATACCGAGGAAACCTTGCGCGATTGGCTGCACACTTTTCGTGCGGAAAACGGCCGCAAAGGCGTAGTCAGCAACGCCTTGCTGGGGCTCCCTCAACGGTTGTGGCGCGCCCTTACGGAACTGGCAGGCATAGGCCCGGAAACCCGCTGGAGTGACCTTCCTGCCAAGCAGCAAAACCGGCTCATAGAGGTACTGTTGCGCCAGCCTTTGGCCGTGCGGGGCAAAACCACTTACAAGGAAGAGTTTGTGACCTGCGGCGGCATTCCGCTGGCCGAAGTCAACATGAAAACCATGGAAAGCCGCCTGGTGCCGGGATTATATTTTGCCGGCGAAGTGCTTGATATTGACGGTATAACGGGCGGCTTCAATTTCCAGGCCGCCTGGACCACCGGGTATCTGGCCGGCCAGGCTATGGCCAATGCAGTATTACCGCAACTGAATAAATAA
- a CDS encoding PA2169 family four-helix-bundle protein, whose product MEAKATQALVNELIETLKDGQKGYAEAMTDVEDAQLKDTFKKYAAQRASYITELEDQMFKLDLKPDEESSITGTVHRAWINLKGALTSKDNKSILSECERGEDYAKTAYQTALKAQDLPGTLKTVIEKQYQGVQEAHNNIRAMRDSAK is encoded by the coding sequence ATGGAAGCCAAAGCAACCCAGGCCCTCGTAAACGAACTGATTGAAACTCTAAAGGACGGCCAGAAAGGCTATGCTGAAGCCATGACCGACGTGGAAGATGCACAGCTGAAAGACACGTTTAAGAAATATGCCGCCCAGCGGGCCAGCTATATCACGGAGCTGGAAGACCAGATGTTTAAGCTGGACCTGAAGCCAGACGAAGAAAGCTCCATCACCGGCACCGTACACCGGGCCTGGATTAATCTGAAAGGTGCCCTCACCAGCAAAGACAACAAGAGCATTCTGAGTGAGTGCGAGCGTGGGGAAGACTACGCCAAAACCGCTTATCAGACGGCCCTGAAAGCCCAGGACCTGCCCGGCACGTTGAAAACTGTGATTGAAAAGCAGTACCAGGGTGTGCAGGAAGCGCACAATAACATCCGGGCCATGCGCGACTCGGCTAAGTAA
- a CDS encoding DEAD/DEAH box helicase: MEKESEKMKFSELTLSEEMQRAIAEVGYEEASPIQAAGIPVLLQGRDVIGQAQTGTGKTAAFSIPAIERIDTDSREVQCLVLCPTRELAVQVSGEIQKLGKYKKGLAVVPIYGGSSYDRQFRALERGVQIVIGTPGRVMDHIERGTLKLDSCKMIILDEADEMLDMGFRDDIETVLKKMPEDRQTVFFSATMSKPIMEMTKRYQKDPQIVKVNHQEMTVTNIEQSYFEVRGPQKKDVLTRLIDMYNIKSGIVFANTKRMVDEIVGDLQAKGYFAEGLHGDMGQQQRQNTLDKFRKGTLEILVATDVAARGIDVDNVEVVVNYDLPADEEYYVHRIGRTGRAGKLGKAFTFVSGRDIYKLRDIMRFTKATIKQERVPSFEDVSEVKTTLMLNSIKEVIVKGNLDKYLARVQRLIDQDQEEAVTSLDIAAALLKMTMKEDKRAQESLDASRTQGAARAGFTRLFVTMGKKDRLHPRDIVDLIAENTSLTAGKVGDIALYDKFSFVEVPNDFVQEIIDQLGRSSIQGRPVAFNIATPRQEGDAQQEGNTRGFGGANENRPARRGPGGFGGERREGGSSYGGGYKGGDRREGGSGYGGNRGGSSYGGGYKGGERREGGSSYGGNRGGSSYGGGYKGGSGSGGGYKGKRDGGYGE; this comes from the coding sequence ATGGAAAAAGAATCGGAAAAAATGAAGTTCAGTGAGCTGACGCTCTCTGAAGAAATGCAGCGCGCTATTGCGGAAGTAGGCTACGAAGAAGCATCCCCCATTCAGGCCGCCGGTATTCCGGTGTTGCTGCAGGGCCGCGACGTAATTGGCCAGGCCCAGACGGGTACCGGCAAAACGGCCGCCTTCTCCATCCCCGCCATTGAGCGCATTGATACGGACTCCCGCGAAGTGCAGTGCCTGGTGCTCTGCCCCACCCGCGAGCTGGCCGTACAGGTATCAGGCGAAATCCAGAAACTGGGTAAATACAAGAAAGGCCTGGCCGTAGTGCCAATCTATGGCGGCTCCAGCTACGACCGGCAGTTCCGCGCCCTGGAGCGCGGTGTGCAGATTGTAATTGGTACCCCTGGCCGCGTAATGGACCACATCGAACGTGGTACCCTGAAGCTCGACTCCTGCAAGATGATCATCCTCGATGAGGCCGACGAAATGCTGGACATGGGCTTCCGCGACGACATCGAGACGGTGCTCAAGAAAATGCCTGAGGACCGCCAGACGGTATTCTTCTCCGCCACGATGAGCAAGCCCATCATGGAGATGACCAAGCGCTACCAGAAGGATCCGCAGATTGTGAAGGTAAACCATCAGGAAATGACGGTTACCAACATCGAGCAGAGCTACTTCGAGGTGCGTGGTCCCCAGAAGAAGGACGTCCTGACGCGCCTCATCGACATGTACAACATCAAGTCGGGCATCGTCTTCGCAAACACGAAGCGCATGGTAGACGAGATTGTGGGCGACCTGCAGGCGAAAGGCTATTTCGCCGAAGGTCTGCACGGCGACATGGGCCAGCAGCAGCGCCAGAACACGCTGGATAAATTCCGCAAAGGCACCCTCGAAATCCTGGTAGCTACCGACGTAGCCGCCCGCGGCATCGACGTGGACAACGTGGAAGTAGTAGTGAACTACGACCTGCCCGCCGACGAAGAATACTACGTGCACCGCATTGGCCGTACCGGCCGCGCTGGTAAACTGGGCAAAGCCTTCACCTTCGTGAGCGGCCGCGACATTTACAAGCTGCGCGACATCATGCGCTTCACTAAAGCCACCATCAAGCAGGAGCGCGTGCCTTCCTTTGAAGATGTGTCGGAGGTGAAAACCACCCTCATGCTGAACTCCATTAAGGAGGTCATTGTGAAGGGCAACCTGGACAAATATCTGGCCCGCGTACAGCGCCTCATCGATCAGGACCAGGAAGAGGCAGTAACGTCACTTGACATTGCCGCCGCCCTGCTCAAAATGACGATGAAGGAAGACAAGCGTGCGCAGGAAAGTCTGGATGCCAGCCGCACCCAGGGTGCTGCCCGCGCCGGCTTCACGCGCCTCTTCGTTACCATGGGTAAGAAGGACCGTTTGCACCCCCGCGACATTGTAGACCTGATTGCCGAGAACACCAGCCTCACGGCCGGCAAAGTAGGGGACATTGCCCTGTACGACAAGTTTAGCTTTGTAGAAGTACCGAATGATTTCGTACAGGAAATCATTGACCAGCTGGGTCGCAGCTCCATTCAGGGCCGCCCGGTAGCTTTCAACATTGCTACGCCGCGCCAGGAAGGTGATGCGCAGCAGGAAGGCAACACCCGCGGCTTCGGTGGCGCCAATGAGAACCGTCCGGCCCGTCGTGGTCCCGGTGGATTTGGCGGCGAGCGTCGCGAAGGCGGCAGCAGCTACGGCGGTGGCTACAAAGGTGGTGACCGGCGCGAAGGTGGCAGCGGCTACGGTGGAAACCGTGGCGGCAGCAGCTATGGCGGTGGCTACAAAGGTGGCGAGCGTCGCGAAGGCGGCAGCAGCTACGGCGGTAACCGCGGTGGCAGCAGCTACGGTGGCGGCTACAAAGGCGGCAGCGGCTCCGGCGGCGGCTACAAAGGCAAGCGCGACGGCGGCTACGGCGAATAG
- a CDS encoding cold-shock protein, whose protein sequence is MQTGTVKFFNDAKGFGFIKNDETGEDIFVHVTNLLVDEIRENDKVQYEVAQGKKGLNAVKVQLA, encoded by the coding sequence ATGCAGACGGGAACTGTAAAATTCTTCAACGACGCCAAAGGCTTCGGATTTATCAAAAACGACGAAACTGGCGAAGACATCTTCGTACACGTAACGAACCTGCTCGTAGACGAGATTCGTGAAAACGACAAAGTTCAGTACGAAGTAGCTCAGGGCAAAAAAGGCCTGAACGCTGTGAAAGTACAGCTGGCTTAG
- a CDS encoding acyl-CoA thioesterase, with translation MPVPAPAPFFFSHIIRVQPSDIDELNHANNVQYVRWVQDTAGAHWLAAFPSGEREKYIWVVQEHRIKYLRPALEGEELRCSTWLGDVRGALSQRFTRIERISDNVLLCEAQTWWVLLDPGTGRPRRIESHVIQRLKEPLS, from the coding sequence ATGCCGGTACCAGCTCCCGCACCCTTTTTCTTCTCCCATATCATCCGGGTGCAACCGTCGGATATTGATGAGCTGAACCACGCCAACAACGTGCAGTACGTGCGCTGGGTACAGGACACCGCCGGAGCCCACTGGCTGGCTGCTTTCCCTTCCGGAGAGCGGGAGAAGTACATATGGGTGGTGCAGGAGCACCGCATAAAGTATTTGCGCCCGGCACTGGAGGGCGAAGAGCTGCGCTGTTCTACCTGGCTGGGCGACGTGCGCGGGGCCTTGTCGCAGCGGTTTACCCGGATAGAGCGCATCTCCGATAATGTACTGCTGTGCGAAGCCCAAACCTGGTGGGTTTTACTGGACCCCGGCACCGGCCGGCCCCGCCGCATAGAATCACACGTGATACAACGTCTTAAGGAGCCTTTGTCATAG